A single genomic interval of Rhodothermales bacterium harbors:
- a CDS encoding CHAT domain-containing protein, protein MHKGAITYQDFTLKIGPMKGQEYAVTLQDSASGTSVGDLWFNMASFAPTDAPVDAPAPPDTATGAPTRGERERKPKTAISGDELGLKLFRELIKEGARDAFMKSLGATQLQPDIALRVKLVLDLKMSGMDKIVGLPWELLFDDSQNSFLNLLPRDFSVVRYLNIARPKTAATIEALPYDGPLRMLLVMANPDDPVLPKLNLEVEKKKILERFGGDASPLQVEILEHATTEKLMAKLEEGPDFHVLHFMGHGVFKDDGEGVLVMEDDAGKRDDLSANNLYYFILSKAHSIRLVFLNACETANNRVANERHPFAGVAPAIVSAGVPAVIAMQKPISDPGAIAFAETFYAALADGAPVDYAVNEGRLDMFNKEPGTLEWATPVLFMQAPDGVLFKPKRAKAPEPEPAPAPATNGATRSVYILCKPGDKEFLMPVFKYLRVSGFSVDKSPFEGDEAAILAADREALATADAVLILWGNGGDAWRRERNANIKEALKTRPPLRANYLYICGTPDEDKQFLIDLEEQAFINGLQGFSDALMADFVDKLNS, encoded by the coding sequence ATGCATAAAGGAGCCATCACATATCAGGACTTCACGCTGAAGATCGGTCCGATGAAGGGGCAAGAGTACGCAGTGACCCTGCAGGACTCGGCCTCCGGCACGTCGGTGGGTGACCTGTGGTTCAACATGGCCTCCTTTGCGCCGACGGATGCGCCAGTGGATGCGCCGGCCCCCCCGGATACCGCCACGGGCGCCCCCACCCGCGGCGAACGCGAGCGCAAGCCGAAAACGGCGATTTCGGGCGATGAACTCGGGCTGAAACTCTTCCGCGAACTCATCAAGGAGGGCGCGCGCGACGCGTTCATGAAAAGCCTGGGTGCGACGCAGTTGCAGCCGGACATCGCCCTGCGGGTGAAGCTCGTGCTGGACCTCAAGATGTCCGGTATGGACAAGATCGTCGGCCTCCCGTGGGAGCTCCTCTTCGACGACTCCCAGAACAGCTTCCTCAACCTGCTGCCCCGCGACTTCTCGGTCGTGCGGTACCTGAACATCGCCCGTCCAAAGACGGCGGCGACGATCGAGGCGCTCCCCTACGACGGGCCGCTCCGCATGCTGCTCGTGATGGCCAACCCGGACGATCCGGTGCTGCCGAAACTGAATCTGGAGGTCGAAAAGAAGAAGATCCTCGAACGGTTCGGCGGCGATGCGTCGCCGCTTCAGGTTGAGATTCTGGAGCATGCGACGACCGAGAAGTTGATGGCGAAGCTCGAGGAAGGGCCCGACTTCCACGTGCTCCATTTCATGGGGCACGGCGTGTTCAAGGACGACGGCGAGGGGGTCCTGGTGATGGAGGACGACGCCGGCAAACGCGACGACCTGAGCGCGAACAACCTGTATTATTTCATCCTCTCGAAGGCTCACTCGATCCGCCTCGTTTTCCTCAATGCGTGCGAGACGGCGAATAACCGCGTCGCGAACGAGCGGCATCCGTTTGCCGGCGTGGCCCCGGCCATCGTCAGCGCCGGCGTGCCGGCCGTGATTGCGATGCAAAAGCCGATCTCGGACCCCGGCGCGATCGCCTTCGCCGAGACGTTTTATGCAGCGCTCGCCGATGGCGCTCCGGTTGACTACGCCGTCAATGAGGGGCGGCTGGATATGTTTAACAAAGAGCCCGGCACCCTCGAATGGGCGACGCCGGTCCTGTTCATGCAGGCGCCGGATGGGGTGCTGTTTAAGCCGAAACGGGCAAAAGCGCCTGAACCCGAGCCGGCCCCCGCGCCGGCCACCAACGGCGCGACCCGGTCTGTCTACATCCTCTGCAAACCGGGCGACAAGGAGTTCTTGATGCCGGTCTTTAAATACCTGCGCGTTTCCGGTTTTTCGGTGGATAAATCGCCCTTCGAGGGGGATGAAGCCGCCATTCTGGCCGCCGACCGCGAAGCCCTGGCGACGGCCGACGCCGTGTTGATCCTCTGGGGCAACGGCGGCGACGCCTGGCGCCGGGAGCGCAACGCGAACATTAAAGAAGCCCTGAAAACACGCCCCCCGCTGCGCGCGAACTACCTGTACATCTGCGGCACGCCCGACGAGGACAAGCAGTTTTTGATCGACCTCGAAGAGCAGGCCTTCATCAACGGACTCCAGGGATTCTCGGACGCCTTGATGGCTGATTTCGTCGACAAGCTAAATTCCTAA
- a CDS encoding RNA polymerase sigma-70 factor — protein MDSPTRPGPTARTPPQDQRRVQFRQWARGLRDADRAAYAALYREMSDPLVRYAYSILHDEAGAYDILQDVFLKLWERRASIDPESSLQALLYTMTRNACLNVRRRNGYVVQEADDESGPLARLESVELAAGQAIDANALQQRMDAWIQELPDRRREAFLLSRQHDLSHRDISDLMGLSERTVNTHIFLALKDLRARLTAWQNEKRTP, from the coding sequence ATGGATTCACCGACTCGCCCGGGGCCAACCGCCCGTACGCCTCCTCAGGACCAACGCCGGGTTCAATTCCGGCAGTGGGCTCGCGGACTGCGCGACGCCGATCGCGCGGCCTATGCGGCGCTGTACCGGGAGATGAGCGATCCGCTCGTACGATACGCGTACTCGATCTTACATGATGAGGCCGGCGCGTACGATATCCTGCAGGACGTATTCCTCAAATTATGGGAACGGCGTGCGTCCATCGACCCGGAATCCTCCCTGCAGGCCCTCCTGTACACCATGACGCGGAACGCCTGCCTCAACGTGCGGCGGCGCAACGGGTACGTGGTGCAGGAGGCGGACGACGAGTCCGGCCCGCTGGCCCGGCTGGAAAGTGTCGAACTCGCCGCCGGCCAGGCCATCGACGCCAACGCGCTCCAGCAACGGATGGATGCCTGGATCCAGGAGCTGCCCGACCGCCGGCGCGAGGCGTTTCTGCTCAGCCGGCAGCACGACCTCAGCCACAGGGACATCAGCGATCTCATGGGCCTGAGCGAGCGCACTGTAAATACGCATATTTTCCTCGCGCTGAAGGACCTGCGCGCCCGTCTTACCGCGTGGCAAAACGAGAAGAGAACACCGTGA
- a CDS encoding FecR domain-containing protein — protein MNASDRHTPLPDDLGEPLRDLSADDRAGLAEVWRLASPSTKGFPDPARLDAIWRQLDAATLPAGADARRDRAPAPRGRASRWFAGATAALVVAAIAVTMWFRPLSATAPLGERLVVSLADGSRIELNSGATLRYPRRFGGIRAVELEGEAFFDVATDGRPFIVETFDADVTVLGTTFNVRAWPNDPTPGTTVTLATGRVRLASRGVEALAPVVLEPGQTATVGDGRIDVSAPDSTIAGLMLAWRRGDFIYRDRQLGSILTDIERRFATRLTLTPTHLLTTRYSVSIRKPDTAEVIIRDLCGALGLQYRETREGFELFEPGT, from the coding sequence GTGAACGCATCCGATCGACATACGCCGCTTCCCGACGACCTCGGCGAACCCCTGCGGGACCTCTCGGCCGACGACCGGGCCGGGCTCGCGGAGGTCTGGCGCCTCGCCAGCCCGTCGACGAAGGGATTCCCCGACCCGGCACGCCTCGACGCCATCTGGCGCCAGCTCGATGCCGCCACGCTTCCGGCCGGCGCCGATGCCCGCCGCGATCGCGCGCCGGCCCCCCGGGGCCGCGCGTCGCGCTGGTTTGCCGGCGCCACGGCCGCCCTGGTCGTCGCCGCCATCGCGGTGACGATGTGGTTCCGCCCCCTTTCGGCCACTGCCCCCCTGGGCGAACGCCTCGTCGTCTCCCTGGCCGACGGCTCGCGCATCGAACTGAACAGCGGCGCCACACTCCGCTACCCGCGCCGGTTCGGCGGCATTCGGGCGGTTGAACTCGAGGGCGAGGCCTTCTTCGACGTCGCCACCGACGGCCGGCCATTTATCGTCGAAACCTTCGACGCCGACGTCACGGTCCTCGGCACCACCTTCAACGTACGCGCCTGGCCCAACGACCCGACGCCCGGCACCACCGTCACGCTGGCCACGGGACGGGTGCGTCTCGCTTCGCGCGGCGTGGAAGCCCTCGCACCCGTCGTCCTCGAACCGGGGCAGACGGCTACCGTCGGCGACGGACGGATCGATGTGAGCGCTCCGGATTCCACGATCGCCGGCCTGATGCTCGCCTGGAGAAGGGGCGATTTTATCTACCGCGACCGTCAGCTCGGCTCCATCCTCACGGATATCGAACGTCGCTTCGCCACCCGCCTGACACTCACCCCGACCCATCTGCTCACCACGCGCTACAGCGTCTCGATCCGAAAACCAGACACCGCAGAAGTCATCATCCGCGATCTCTGCGGAGCGCTCGGGTTGCAGTACCGGGAAACTCGCGAGGGTTTCGAACTGTTCGAACCGGGAACGTAG
- a CDS encoding TonB-dependent receptor — translation MAHPLSLPLSAGPARRRVWAVVLFSLVLIAPAAYGQEGATSAANTASRHSIAALNVPLDLALEALVEKTALNLVYASALVAGKTTSCQVDEALLDEVLACLLRGTGLDFLRLSSGTYVLVTDARAVPAFGALSGQVIDATSGEPLADAHVLLADASGGAVTNRAGRFAFNRLLPGVYPLLVSYIGYERAVDTLWVDAGAATSVQIALDAEPIITSPIVISELTWRLPSEDLGGGSRSAVSLEEASAAGDVFRSLHTIVGVRVGDALSDVHVQGGQSGDHQHVLDGAPIFIPIPNGGVVGPFSPFALSRLSVRKAGYSVRYGSHLAGVVEADHALADGPTALTIQVDPLSLNARLTGQFAGRDGVRTRWMFAGRRSLWSVLHPQSLATHFTRWSAPDLFLLQTLAPPPLVETDSPPSHTHSIRFVPDSLGAGALSGNRLQDEFRFSDLHGAVRVAFSPEKSLYASFYRGSNGFGGVDALAPTFAQGPAQTTQTASFTSRYSWSNAMGQMRYESIIGKASFASVGGWVSQFDLSQAFGRDYRPADAGDSAESDDDDAATAGWLRHASSDVNAIHEGGLRAEINHSVSSSHFLTAGLESRYSASEFALELPGWRDGSLASQSSARLQAGHRRSSLYAEDQLRIGSRAHLELGLRLTNLGNDRAVYAEPRIAIRYDAASGPLGPWAFRGAIGLFRQFVNQFDVAAMDVNAVLPYMRFWLPISGDVAPPRAHHATASLLAMPAPGWQIQLETYYKDQPHVLVIDYAGLATPGASTAAWSRQDEVLTHAEGVAYGAGLSIEKKTDRLAAQAAYEYSVAEQRIPNRFDGAWLSAPWNVPHRVTLALDARVASYWTASLRWQASMGRSWAFRDAYYNYLEPEDRTRHFDPYDLSDPTAHRLPMYNRLDAGVAYARQVRDARVQVRLSLANLLAAYNVDEWSLAYDEASATYTKIERPLAPFLPTLTVRLGF, via the coding sequence ATGGCGCATCCCCTTTCCCTGCCACTCTCTGCCGGTCCCGCGCGTCGTCGCGTATGGGCTGTTGTGCTGTTCAGCCTCGTGCTGATCGCGCCGGCGGCGTACGGGCAGGAAGGAGCTACCTCCGCCGCGAATACAGCGTCCCGCCACTCGATCGCCGCCCTGAACGTGCCGCTCGATCTCGCGCTGGAGGCCCTCGTCGAAAAAACGGCCCTCAACCTCGTCTACGCCTCCGCCCTGGTAGCCGGCAAAACGACCTCCTGCCAGGTCGACGAGGCGCTGCTGGACGAAGTGCTCGCCTGCCTCCTCCGCGGCACCGGGTTGGACTTCCTCCGCCTCTCATCGGGCACCTACGTACTCGTGACCGACGCCCGGGCCGTGCCGGCCTTTGGGGCCCTCTCCGGCCAGGTGATCGACGCCACATCCGGCGAGCCTCTCGCGGATGCGCATGTGCTCCTGGCCGATGCCTCCGGCGGCGCCGTCACCAACCGCGCCGGCCGCTTCGCCTTCAATCGGCTCCTTCCGGGCGTCTATCCCCTCCTCGTCTCCTACATCGGCTACGAACGCGCCGTGGACACCCTGTGGGTCGACGCCGGCGCCGCGACGTCCGTGCAGATCGCGCTGGACGCCGAGCCGATCATCACCTCCCCCATCGTGATCTCCGAGCTCACCTGGCGGCTTCCCTCCGAGGACCTCGGCGGCGGCTCGCGTAGCGCCGTTTCGCTTGAAGAGGCCTCCGCCGCCGGCGACGTCTTCCGCAGCCTGCACACCATCGTGGGTGTGCGTGTGGGGGACGCACTGTCCGACGTCCACGTCCAGGGTGGGCAGTCCGGCGATCACCAGCATGTCCTGGACGGCGCGCCTATCTTCATTCCGATCCCCAACGGCGGCGTAGTGGGGCCATTTAGTCCGTTCGCGCTGAGCCGGCTCAGCGTGCGAAAGGCCGGCTATAGCGTCCGCTACGGCAGCCACCTGGCCGGCGTCGTCGAGGCGGACCACGCGCTGGCCGACGGCCCGACCGCGCTCACGATTCAGGTGGATCCGCTCAGCCTCAATGCCCGCCTGACCGGCCAGTTTGCCGGGCGCGACGGCGTACGTACCCGCTGGATGTTCGCCGGCCGGCGGAGCCTGTGGTCCGTGCTCCATCCTCAATCCCTGGCCACCCACTTCACGCGGTGGAGCGCGCCCGATCTATTCCTCCTCCAAACCCTGGCGCCCCCCCCGCTCGTCGAAACTGACTCCCCGCCGTCCCACACGCATTCCATCCGGTTCGTGCCCGACTCCCTCGGCGCCGGAGCGTTGTCCGGCAACCGCCTGCAGGACGAGTTCCGGTTCTCGGATCTCCACGGCGCGGTACGCGTCGCTTTCTCTCCCGAAAAAAGCCTCTACGCCTCGTTCTACCGCGGCAGCAATGGCTTCGGCGGCGTGGATGCGCTGGCGCCGACGTTTGCGCAGGGGCCGGCGCAAACCACGCAGACGGCATCGTTCACGAGCCGTTATTCCTGGTCCAACGCGATGGGGCAGATGCGCTACGAAAGCATCATCGGCAAGGCGTCGTTCGCCTCCGTCGGCGGCTGGGTGAGCCAGTTCGATCTGTCGCAGGCGTTCGGTCGGGACTACCGCCCTGCGGATGCCGGGGACAGCGCGGAGAGCGATGACGACGATGCCGCAACCGCCGGCTGGCTGCGCCATGCCTCCAGCGACGTCAATGCCATCCACGAGGGAGGCTTGCGTGCTGAAATCAACCACAGCGTGTCCTCCTCCCACTTCCTCACCGCAGGCCTCGAAAGCCGGTATAGTGCCAGCGAATTCGCGCTGGAATTACCCGGCTGGCGCGACGGCAGCCTCGCCTCGCAAAGCAGCGCCCGCCTCCAGGCCGGGCATCGCCGCTCGAGCCTGTATGCCGAGGACCAGCTACGTATCGGATCGCGCGCCCATCTCGAACTCGGCCTCCGCCTCACGAATCTCGGCAACGACCGGGCCGTCTATGCTGAGCCGCGTATCGCCATTCGCTATGACGCCGCCAGCGGCCCCCTGGGCCCCTGGGCCTTCCGCGGCGCCATCGGCCTGTTCCGGCAGTTCGTGAACCAGTTCGACGTCGCCGCGATGGATGTCAACGCCGTCCTGCCCTATATGCGGTTCTGGCTGCCCATCAGCGGCGACGTAGCCCCACCACGCGCCCACCACGCCACGGCATCGCTGCTCGCCATGCCCGCCCCCGGATGGCAGATCCAGCTCGAAACCTACTACAAGGACCAGCCTCACGTGCTGGTGATCGACTACGCCGGCCTGGCCACCCCCGGGGCGTCCACGGCGGCGTGGAGCCGGCAAGATGAGGTGCTAACCCACGCCGAAGGAGTCGCCTACGGCGCCGGTCTGTCGATCGAGAAAAAAACCGACCGGCTTGCCGCCCAGGCCGCCTACGAATACAGCGTGGCGGAGCAGCGCATCCCGAACCGGTTCGACGGCGCCTGGCTGAGCGCCCCCTGGAACGTCCCCCACCGCGTCACCCTCGCGCTGGACGCCCGCGTGGCCTCGTACTGGACCGCCTCGTTGCGCTGGCAGGCCAGCATGGGCCGGTCCTGGGCTTTTCGCGACGCGTATTACAACTACCTCGAGCCGGAGGACCGAACCAGGCATTTCGATCCGTACGACCTATCCGACCCGACGGCCCACCGACTGCCCATGTACAATCGCCTGGACGCCGGCGTGGCCTACGCCCGCCAGGTACGCGACGCCCGCGTGCAGGTACGCCTATCCCTTGCCAACCTGCTGGCCGCGTACAACGTGGATGAGTGGAGCCTCGCCTACGACGAGGCTTCCGCCACCTATACAAAAATCGAACGCCCCCTCGCCCCGTTCTTGCCGACCCTCACCGTCCGGCTGGGGTTCTGA
- a CDS encoding mechanosensitive ion channel family protein, with product MDLLNEIWISFKGYFAGDNAFHIYKALVILLAGYLLAKALSAFLLRSVRKRTSPHHAMLLRRVSFYTVIGVFSAWALVSTGFELGILLGAAGVLTVALGFASQTSATNIISGLFLIGEKPFALGDIIRVGTITGEVLSIDLLSVKIRTFDNLFVRIANENLIKSDITNLSRFPIRRIDTQIRVGYREDLKRVVEVLKGVASDNPLCLQEPKPLFIFNLFEESFISFQYSVWTLQENYLDVKNMLFIEIKCAFDAHGIEIPMPYRRLVVEEGGAFRVPGPANDEPG from the coding sequence ATGGACCTCCTGAACGAGATCTGGATCAGCTTCAAGGGCTACTTCGCCGGCGATAACGCGTTTCACATCTACAAGGCGTTGGTTATCCTCCTCGCCGGGTATCTGCTCGCGAAGGCGCTCAGCGCGTTCCTCCTTCGATCGGTGCGGAAGCGGACGTCGCCCCACCATGCGATGCTGCTTCGCCGTGTGAGCTTTTATACGGTCATCGGGGTATTTTCGGCCTGGGCGCTGGTGTCCACGGGCTTCGAACTGGGCATCCTGCTGGGTGCGGCCGGCGTGCTGACCGTCGCCCTCGGCTTCGCCTCGCAGACGTCGGCCACGAACATTATCAGCGGGCTGTTCTTGATCGGTGAAAAACCATTCGCGCTGGGCGACATCATCCGTGTCGGGACCATCACGGGCGAGGTGTTGTCGATCGATCTGCTGTCCGTGAAGATCCGGACCTTCGATAACCTGTTTGTGCGTATCGCAAACGAGAACCTGATCAAATCCGACATCACGAACCTGAGCCGCTTCCCGATCCGACGCATCGACACGCAGATCCGGGTAGGGTACCGGGAAGATCTGAAACGAGTCGTGGAAGTGCTGAAGGGCGTTGCCTCCGACAATCCGCTATGCCTCCAGGAGCCAAAGCCGCTGTTTATCTTCAACCTGTTTGAGGAATCCTTCATCTCGTTCCAGTACTCGGTCTGGACGCTGCAGGAAAACTACCTCGACGTGAAGAACATGTTGTTCATCGAGATCAAGTGCGCGTTCGACGCCCACGGTATCGAGATCCCGATGCCGTATCGGAGGCTGGTGGTAGAGGAGGGGGGCGCGTTTCGCGTGCCAGGTCCCGCGAACGACGAGCCCGGATGA